In Bufo gargarizans isolate SCDJY-AF-19 chromosome 6, ASM1485885v1, whole genome shotgun sequence, a single genomic region encodes these proteins:
- the LOC122942109 gene encoding oocyte zinc finger protein XlCOF7.1-like → MEKYNQMTEKILNLTLEIIYLLTGEDYGPVKKPAKNNTLSSRKSPIKEHQPHSPINMSKNEQKIIKFTNRIIELLTGEVPIRSQDVTVYFSMEEWKYLEEHKDLYKEVIMANHQPIRLTEDKAMEEKPITAYIPDNISTVPPEPKESSLGSSHTVSHFTAKRCTGNKIIPISDNNNNTNRNTGRHLAKTSLCSSSNKKNDSGGSNPNLKKFKRKMTFLTELDVHRVHIDEKLLFCPQCEKGFMYKSQLAVHIQTHTGEKPFTCAECNKCFRKKSDLALHQRIHTGEKPFSCSECGKRFTCNSNMSKHLRVHTGLKPYPCSKCNKSFVFKSSLVAHQRIHTGDRPYACSECASSFTQKAHLVRHQVIHTGEKPFSCPYCSKCFAHNTGLLAHKKTHVHLVS, encoded by the exons ATGGAGAAGTACAATCAAATGACTGAGAAGATATTAAatctcaccttggagatcatctaccTGCTGACCGGAGAG GATTATGGACCCGTGAAAAAGCCAGCCAAAAATAATACCCTTAGCAGCAGAAAAAGCCCCATCAAGGAGCATCAGCCTCACTCACCAATAAATATGAGTAAAAATGAACAGAAAATTATCAAGTTCACCAATAgaatcattgagctgctgactggagag gttcctataaggagccaggatgtcactgtctatttctccatggaggagtggaagtatttagaagaacacaaggatctgtaTAAGGAAGTCATTATGGCAAatcaccaaccaatcagattaacaG AAGACAAAGCCATGGAAGAAAAACCCATCACTGCATATATACCAGACAATATATCAACTGTTCCTCCTGAACCCAAGGAATCTTCTCTTGGTAGTTCCCATACTGTCTCACATTTTACAGCTAAAAGATGTACTGGTAATAAAATTATTCCAATTTCAGACAATAATAACAATACAAATAGGAACACAGGGAGACACTTGGCCAAGACCTCACTTTGTTCTTCTAGCAATAAGAAAAATGACTCAGGTGGATCGaatcctaatttaaaaaaattcaaaagaaaaatgacatttttgactGAACTTGATGTACATAGAGTTCATATAGATGAAAAGCTCTTATTTTGTCCTCAATGTGAAAAAGGATTTATGTACAAATCCCAACTTGCTGTGCACATCCAAACCcacacaggtgagaagccatTCACATGTGCAGAATGCAACAAATGTTTTAGAAAGAAATCTGATCTTGCTCTGCACCAAAGAatacacacaggggagaaaccattttccTGTTCTGAATGTGGAAAACGTTTTACATGTAACTCCAACATGTCTAAACATCTGAGGGTTCACACAGGTTTAAAGCCATATCCCTGTTCAAAGTGTAATAAGAGTTTTGTGTTCAAATCTTCTCTTGTTGCACATCAGAGGATCCATACAGGTGACAGACCTTATGCATGTTCTGAATGTGCAAGCTCTTTTACACAGAAAGctcatcttgttagacatcaggtCATTCACACTGGCGAAAAGCCATTCTCTTGTCCGTACTGCTCTAAATGCTTCGCTCACAACACAGGTCTTTTAGCACATAAGAAAACACATGTACATTTGGTCTCATGA